The following are encoded together in the Zingiber officinale cultivar Zhangliang chromosome 8A, Zo_v1.1, whole genome shotgun sequence genome:
- the LOC122007774 gene encoding type I inositol polyphosphate 5-phosphatase 8-like isoform X1, with the protein MRTEPTRMPPKSSSWPKTVVCKWLNLNNPESYCDRNTGNFGVIQRRKSCSDKDGSVLTSSELSGGWLVESCESLERPCFGKEMPVCSSHAVEGLRVFVGTWNVGGRPPHGDLGLRDWLISTPSPDIYVLGFQEIVPLNAGNVLGPEDRGPANRWLALIRRMLNPEMPNPCSCASGDLDRGSIKPRVSFSDLLSLELEERDDDGHGSAGQEMYFLASSKQMVGIFLCVWVRAGIADAITSLKVSCVGRGIMGYMGNKGSISMSMTLHGTSFCFVCTHLASGERDGDEIRRNSDVMEIIKRTKFLHSHRTNAARTPETILKHDKIIWLGDLNYRLMASNSIETQALLQRNNWLALLERDQLLIEQRDGGVFAGWEEGRISFPPTYKYKANSDIYAVNPAKSREKRRIPAWCDRILWRGKGMKQMWYVRGESRFSDHRPVYSLFSVQLNQEVETSNGSSAGSSSWGKVQAEELFLVARTQSCMEASRY; encoded by the exons ATGAGAACAGAGCCGACTCGAATGCCTCCAAAG TCATCTTCTTGGCCGAAGACGGTTGTCTGCAAATGGCTCAACTTGAATAATCCGGAGTCGTACTGTGACCGCAACA CAGGCAATTTTGGGGTGATACAGAGGCGGAAGAGCTGTTCGGACAAGGACGGCAGCGTTCTAACCAGCAGCGAGTTGTCAG GTGGATGGTTGGTGGAGAGCTGTGAAAGCCTCGAACGCCCCTGTTTTGGGAAGGAGATGCCGGTTTGCTCCTCGCACGCCGTCGAGGGATTGCG GGTGTTCGTGGGCACATGGAACGTGGGTGGGCGGCCGCCCCACGGCGACCTCGGCCTGAGAGATTGGCTCATCAGCACGCCTTCGCCGGACATCTACGTTCTCGG GTTTCAGGAGATCGTCCCTTTGAACGCCGGTAATGTCCTGGGGCCAGAGGACAGAGGCCCGGCGAACAGGTGGCTTGCCCTTATTCGACGGATGCTGAACCCAGAGATGCCAAATCCCTGCAGCTGCGCCTCCGGCGATCTCGACAGGGGGAGTATCAAGCCCAGAGTCAGCTTCTCCGATTTGCTCTCGCTGGAGCTAGAAGAGCGAGACGACGACGGCCACGGCAGCGCTGGACAGGAGATGTACTTCCTAGCGTCTAGCAAGCAGATGGTGGGCATCTTCCTCTGCGTGTGGGTCCGCGCCGGCATCGCCGACGCCATCACCAGTCTCAAAGTCTCCTGCGTAGGCAGAGGCATCATGGGTTACATGGGCAATAAG GGATCGATATCGATGAGCATGACTCTGCACGGAACAAGCTTCTGCTTCGTGTGCACGCACCTGGCGTCAGGAGAAAGGGACGGCGACGAGATTCGCCGGAACTCCGACGTGATGGAGATCATCAAGAGGACCAAATTCCTACATTCTCACAGGACTAATGCAGCACGAACCCCAGAAACTATCCTGAAGCACGa CAAGATCATATGGCTTGGAGATCTCAACTATCGATTAATGGCTTCCAATAGCATCGAGACACAAGCACTGTTGCAGAGGAACAATTGGCTGGCCTTGTTAGAGAGAGACCAg CTACTGATAGAACAGAGAGATGGAGGTGTGTTTGCAGGGtgggaagaaggaagaataagCTTCCCTCCGACGTACAAATACAAGGCCAATTCTGACATCTACGCTGTTAATCCGGCCAAATCCAGAGAGAAAAGACGAATCCCAGCCTG GTGCGACCGTATCTTGTGGCGAGGGAAGGGGATGAAGCAAATGTGGTACGTGAGAGGCGAGTCGCGGTTCTCCGACCACCGCCCAGTTTACTCCCTCTTCTCCGTGCAGCTCAACCAAGAAGTAGAGACAAGCAACGGGAGCTCTGCCGGGTCGTCGTCATGGGGGAAAGTGCAGGCTGAGGAGTTGTTCCTCGTAGCCCGAACTCAAAGCTGCATGGAAGCCAGCAGATACTAA
- the LOC122007774 gene encoding type I inositol polyphosphate 5-phosphatase 8-like isoform X2, with protein MRTEPTRMPPKSSSWPKTVVCKWLNLNNPESYCDRNSNFGVIQRRKSCSDKDGSVLTSSELSGGWLVESCESLERPCFGKEMPVCSSHAVEGLRVFVGTWNVGGRPPHGDLGLRDWLISTPSPDIYVLGFQEIVPLNAGNVLGPEDRGPANRWLALIRRMLNPEMPNPCSCASGDLDRGSIKPRVSFSDLLSLELEERDDDGHGSAGQEMYFLASSKQMVGIFLCVWVRAGIADAITSLKVSCVGRGIMGYMGNKGSISMSMTLHGTSFCFVCTHLASGERDGDEIRRNSDVMEIIKRTKFLHSHRTNAARTPETILKHDKIIWLGDLNYRLMASNSIETQALLQRNNWLALLERDQLLIEQRDGGVFAGWEEGRISFPPTYKYKANSDIYAVNPAKSREKRRIPAWCDRILWRGKGMKQMWYVRGESRFSDHRPVYSLFSVQLNQEVETSNGSSAGSSSWGKVQAEELFLVARTQSCMEASRY; from the exons ATGAGAACAGAGCCGACTCGAATGCCTCCAAAG TCATCTTCTTGGCCGAAGACGGTTGTCTGCAAATGGCTCAACTTGAATAATCCGGAGTCGTACTGTGACCGCAACA GCAATTTTGGGGTGATACAGAGGCGGAAGAGCTGTTCGGACAAGGACGGCAGCGTTCTAACCAGCAGCGAGTTGTCAG GTGGATGGTTGGTGGAGAGCTGTGAAAGCCTCGAACGCCCCTGTTTTGGGAAGGAGATGCCGGTTTGCTCCTCGCACGCCGTCGAGGGATTGCG GGTGTTCGTGGGCACATGGAACGTGGGTGGGCGGCCGCCCCACGGCGACCTCGGCCTGAGAGATTGGCTCATCAGCACGCCTTCGCCGGACATCTACGTTCTCGG GTTTCAGGAGATCGTCCCTTTGAACGCCGGTAATGTCCTGGGGCCAGAGGACAGAGGCCCGGCGAACAGGTGGCTTGCCCTTATTCGACGGATGCTGAACCCAGAGATGCCAAATCCCTGCAGCTGCGCCTCCGGCGATCTCGACAGGGGGAGTATCAAGCCCAGAGTCAGCTTCTCCGATTTGCTCTCGCTGGAGCTAGAAGAGCGAGACGACGACGGCCACGGCAGCGCTGGACAGGAGATGTACTTCCTAGCGTCTAGCAAGCAGATGGTGGGCATCTTCCTCTGCGTGTGGGTCCGCGCCGGCATCGCCGACGCCATCACCAGTCTCAAAGTCTCCTGCGTAGGCAGAGGCATCATGGGTTACATGGGCAATAAG GGATCGATATCGATGAGCATGACTCTGCACGGAACAAGCTTCTGCTTCGTGTGCACGCACCTGGCGTCAGGAGAAAGGGACGGCGACGAGATTCGCCGGAACTCCGACGTGATGGAGATCATCAAGAGGACCAAATTCCTACATTCTCACAGGACTAATGCAGCACGAACCCCAGAAACTATCCTGAAGCACGa CAAGATCATATGGCTTGGAGATCTCAACTATCGATTAATGGCTTCCAATAGCATCGAGACACAAGCACTGTTGCAGAGGAACAATTGGCTGGCCTTGTTAGAGAGAGACCAg CTACTGATAGAACAGAGAGATGGAGGTGTGTTTGCAGGGtgggaagaaggaagaataagCTTCCCTCCGACGTACAAATACAAGGCCAATTCTGACATCTACGCTGTTAATCCGGCCAAATCCAGAGAGAAAAGACGAATCCCAGCCTG GTGCGACCGTATCTTGTGGCGAGGGAAGGGGATGAAGCAAATGTGGTACGTGAGAGGCGAGTCGCGGTTCTCCGACCACCGCCCAGTTTACTCCCTCTTCTCCGTGCAGCTCAACCAAGAAGTAGAGACAAGCAACGGGAGCTCTGCCGGGTCGTCGTCATGGGGGAAAGTGCAGGCTGAGGAGTTGTTCCTCGTAGCCCGAACTCAAAGCTGCATGGAAGCCAGCAGATACTAA